A part of Mycolicibacterium sp. TUM20985 genomic DNA contains:
- a CDS encoding Rv1355c family protein — MTDTPISDGVARVLDPGAEEDARLLAALRADEKIEFVDTWAAQRAALGRLVPGVEADLAEESPRFVHYPWRRAVVKTLGPRSFRRLRLDRNRNLITTEEQDRLGRLQVGVIGLSAGHVVAHTIAMQGLCGELRLADFDDLELSNLNRVPGGLFDLGLNKTTVAARRIAELDPYLVVRTAPAGITAETLDEFLDGLDVVIEECDSLDLKVGIRRAARSRRMPVLMATSDRGLIDVERFDLEPDRPIFHGLLGDVDPESLTGLSANDKVPYVLRLIEVGGLSARAAASLLEVGHAVATWPQMAGDVTLGAGPIAEAVRRIGLCEPLSSGRVRLDAGAALDRIATPSPLPTAAVDGTGRTAHQPRSTEPGDTVTAMLSAALRAPSGGNVQPWVIDASTDGVTVALDPARTSTIDVGRRGSAVAVGAAAYNAQVAAAACGARSRVDFEEDGDASPLIARVRLEDGTDDELAGHYDAMLRRETNRSRGEGAFLPAGVADQLVATAQREGARLDLITSRPAIDEIADIFAAADRIRYLTSRLHEEMISELRWPGDVDPDTGIDVVSLELGPRGDLALEILRRPDVMAELSVWGGGEILGDETAAGLRASSGLAVLRATGRNLTDYARGGAAVEATWIAAQELGLAVQPISPPFLYATNDAELQNVSPKHAEELAELQTRFRAAAGIANNTADAMILMLRLSVAGPATVRSRRRGVNIDPPPLP; from the coding sequence GTGACGGACACCCCCATCTCAGACGGTGTCGCACGAGTTCTCGATCCGGGAGCCGAAGAGGACGCACGACTGCTGGCTGCGCTGCGGGCCGACGAGAAGATCGAATTCGTCGACACCTGGGCTGCCCAGCGGGCGGCGTTGGGCCGACTGGTGCCCGGCGTCGAGGCGGATCTCGCCGAGGAGTCGCCACGCTTCGTGCACTACCCATGGCGCCGGGCGGTGGTGAAGACCCTTGGACCGCGGTCGTTTCGTCGACTTCGCCTGGACCGCAACCGGAATCTGATCACCACCGAGGAGCAGGATCGCCTCGGGCGGTTGCAGGTCGGCGTCATCGGGCTGAGCGCGGGTCACGTCGTCGCGCACACCATCGCCATGCAGGGACTCTGCGGTGAGCTGCGGCTCGCCGACTTCGACGATCTCGAGTTGTCGAACTTGAATCGCGTACCGGGTGGATTGTTCGATCTCGGCCTGAACAAGACCACCGTCGCAGCCCGCAGGATCGCGGAGCTGGATCCCTATCTCGTGGTGCGCACCGCCCCCGCCGGGATAACCGCCGAGACCCTCGACGAATTCCTCGACGGCCTCGACGTCGTGATCGAGGAATGCGATTCGCTCGACCTGAAGGTCGGCATCCGACGGGCCGCGCGGTCACGTCGGATGCCAGTGCTGATGGCCACGAGCGACCGTGGGCTCATCGACGTCGAGCGATTCGACCTCGAACCCGACCGGCCCATCTTCCATGGCCTGCTCGGTGACGTCGACCCCGAGTCACTGACCGGCTTGAGCGCCAACGACAAGGTTCCGTACGTTCTGCGTCTCATCGAAGTCGGCGGCTTGTCCGCACGGGCGGCCGCCTCCCTCCTCGAGGTGGGCCACGCAGTTGCCACGTGGCCGCAGATGGCCGGTGACGTGACCCTGGGCGCGGGTCCCATCGCGGAGGCCGTCCGGAGAATCGGCCTGTGCGAGCCACTTTCATCGGGTCGAGTCCGACTGGACGCTGGCGCCGCACTGGACCGGATCGCGACGCCCAGCCCACTGCCAACCGCCGCAGTCGACGGCACCGGACGCACCGCGCACCAGCCCAGGTCGACGGAGCCCGGTGACACCGTCACGGCCATGCTCAGCGCTGCTCTGCGTGCACCGTCGGGCGGCAACGTCCAGCCCTGGGTCATCGACGCGTCGACCGATGGGGTCACCGTTGCGCTCGACCCCGCTCGCACGTCGACCATCGACGTCGGTCGGCGCGGAAGTGCCGTCGCGGTCGGGGCCGCGGCCTACAACGCCCAGGTGGCCGCGGCCGCCTGCGGCGCCCGGAGTCGGGTCGACTTCGAAGAGGACGGCGACGCGTCCCCTCTGATCGCCAGAGTTCGTCTCGAAGACGGTACCGACGACGAACTGGCGGGCCACTACGACGCGATGCTGCGGCGTGAGACCAACCGCAGCCGCGGCGAAGGCGCCTTCCTACCCGCCGGGGTCGCCGACCAGCTCGTCGCGACGGCGCAACGGGAAGGCGCGCGGCTGGATCTGATCACGTCCCGTCCCGCCATCGACGAGATCGCCGATATCTTCGCCGCCGCCGACCGGATCCGCTATCTGACCAGCAGGCTTCACGAGGAGATGATCTCCGAGCTGAGATGGCCGGGCGACGTCGACCCAGACACCGGCATCGACGTGGTCAGCCTCGAGCTGGGCCCCCGGGGGGATCTCGCACTCGAGATCCTGCGTCGGCCCGACGTGATGGCGGAGTTGTCGGTCTGGGGCGGCGGGGAGATCCTCGGCGACGAGACCGCCGCGGGACTCAGGGCGAGCTCGGGGTTGGCGGTACTTCGCGCGACCGGGCGCAACCTGACCGATTATGCGCGCGGCGGTGCGGCGGTCGAGGCGACGTGGATCGCCGCCCAGGAACTCGGTCTGGCAGTGCAACCCATCTCACCTCCGTTCCTCTATGCCACCAACGACGCCGAACTGCAGAACGTCTCACCGAAGCACGCCGAAGAGCTGGCTGAGTTGCAAACGAGATTCCGCGCGGCCGCAGGCATCGCTAACAACACGGCTGACGCAATGATCTTGATGCTGCGGCTGTCGGTGGCAGGACCCGCCACGGTTCGGAGCCGACGACGGGGCGTCAATATCGACCCGCCACCGCTACCCTGA